Part of the Arcobacter sp. F2176 genome is shown below.
CAAAATCAACACAATATTTATCTCAAACAATTGATTATTTTAAAGATTTTTTTAAACCGAGTGAAAATAAGTCTAAATTTTACATAAAAGAAGTTGTGGATAAGACTTTAGTTCTTTTATCAGCAGAATTAAAAAATAAAGATATTGAAATTCTTCAAGATATTGAAGATGTTGAATTAACATCATATGAAAACGATATAATTCAATTATTTATTAATATAATTAATAATGCTAAAGATGCCTTTGAAAGTTCATCTGTTAAAAATAAAATCATAAGTTTAAGCACAACTTTTAATAAAGAAAAAAATATTCTTATAATTTGTATAAAAGATAGTGCAGGGGGAATTAATAGCAATATTATTGATAAAATATTTGATCCTTATTTTACAACAAAACATAGAAATATGGGTACGGGAATTGGATTATATATGGTTAGTCAAATTATAAACAAGCATTTAAAAGGTTTTATTGAGGTAAAAAATGTTAATTTTACACATCAAAATCTAGAATTAATTGGGGCAGAATTTATAATTACTATTCCTACAAATATTAAATAAGAGGACAAAATGTTATATATTGAAAAAAGTGAAAAAAGTGTACAAGAAGTAGTAGATAAAATACAAGAAATATGTTCAAATTATAAATTTGGAGTTCAACATATTCATAAATTAAAAGAGACTTTGATTTCAAAAGGAATAGATTTTAAGAATGATTGTCAAGTATTAGATGTATGTAATCCTAATGTTGCAAATGAGTTTTTAACTGCAGATATGAGTCTGAGTTCAATAATGCCTTGTAAAATTTCAATCTATAAAGAAGATGGACAAACTATAATTGCATTAAACTCTATTGTTCAATTAGTAGATGATATAAATCCAGATTTAATTGATCTAGCACAAAGTACTCAAAAAACTATTTTAGAACTTATTAAAGAGGTTAAATAACCTCTTTATTGCATTGTTTTATATAATGCTTCATATTTAGTAATTTCACCTTGAGGAGGCTTTCTTCTACATGACATAAAACACTGTTCTCCTTTTTCATTTTTATAGGGATAAATAGTGGCACAAACCCAATAAAACCCTCCAGATTTTGTTTTATTTTTTACAAAACCTTGCCAAACTTTATTATTTTTTACTGTTTC
Proteins encoded:
- a CDS encoding DUF302 domain-containing protein, which gives rise to MLYIEKSEKSVQEVVDKIQEICSNYKFGVQHIHKLKETLISKGIDFKNDCQVLDVCNPNVANEFLTADMSLSSIMPCKISIYKEDGQTIIALNSIVQLVDDINPDLIDLAQSTQKTILELIKEVK
- a CDS encoding PAS domain-containing protein is translated as MGLNKETVLKDNAFLVSETDSKGNIIFANEEFCSIAEYELNDLIGKPHNIIRHDDMPKAAFKDLWETVKNNKVWQGFVKNKTKSGGFYWVCATIYPYKNEKGEQCFMSCRRKPPQGEITKYEALYKTMQ